A region from the Fibrobacter sp. genome encodes:
- a CDS encoding sugar porter family MFS transporter — protein sequence MSTAKYNLGHVIVITLSAAIGGFLFGFDSSVINGANVALKGYFGCNDMQLGLAVSLALIGAAIGAYFAGRLADKFGRVRCMLAASVLFFVSAIGSGLPFTVTDFIMWRVIGGIGIGVASIIAPIYIAETAPAHLRGRLGSMQQFAIVIGIFVALLSNYVIVRIAGSASRPIMGFEAWKVMFWVEAIPALIYGIAASQLPESPRYLVSKGKIDEAKKVLAMINEDGVEAEINSINETFKNSKPAKLSDLLEMVGGKKRVAPIVWAGLGIAILQQLVGINVIFYYGTMLWQSVGFGESDAFLTSLVSSGINLTMTIAAVLLIDKIGRKPLLLIGSAGMAVTLGTLGLCFIFGAENGQLSHGAGIIALFAANLYVTFFAATWGPVMWVMLGEMFNNRIRAVAISVCGLAQWGANFLVSWSFPVLVGENGIGVGPTYMIYTAFAAISFFFVAKFTTETKGKALEDM from the coding sequence ATGTCTACAGCTAAGTACAATCTCGGGCACGTCATTGTGATTACCCTTTCCGCTGCAATCGGCGGTTTCCTCTTCGGTTTCGACTCCTCCGTTATTAACGGTGCAAACGTGGCTCTTAAGGGCTACTTTGGCTGTAACGACATGCAGTTGGGCCTTGCAGTTTCCTTGGCTTTGATTGGCGCCGCTATTGGTGCTTACTTCGCTGGCCGCCTGGCAGATAAGTTCGGTCGCGTTCGCTGCATGCTGGCAGCATCTGTTCTTTTCTTCGTCAGTGCAATCGGTTCCGGTCTCCCCTTCACCGTTACTGACTTTATTATGTGGCGCGTCATCGGCGGTATCGGTATCGGTGTCGCTTCCATTATCGCCCCGATCTACATTGCAGAAACCGCTCCCGCACACCTCCGCGGCCGCCTGGGTTCCATGCAGCAGTTCGCCATCGTGATCGGTATTTTTGTCGCATTGCTTTCCAACTACGTCATCGTCCGTATCGCCGGTTCCGCTAGCCGTCCCATCATGGGCTTCGAAGCTTGGAAAGTGATGTTCTGGGTCGAAGCAATTCCTGCTCTCATCTACGGTATCGCCGCATCCCAGCTCCCCGAATCTCCCCGCTACCTCGTAAGCAAGGGTAAGATTGACGAAGCCAAGAAGGTTCTCGCCATGATCAACGAAGATGGCGTTGAAGCTGAAATCAATTCCATCAACGAAACCTTTAAGAACAGCAAGCCTGCAAAGCTTTCCGACCTTCTGGAAATGGTTGGCGGCAAGAAGCGTGTTGCTCCCATTGTGTGGGCTGGCCTCGGCATTGCAATTCTCCAGCAGCTTGTTGGTATTAACGTGATCTTCTACTACGGCACCATGCTTTGGCAGAGCGTTGGCTTCGGTGAAAGCGACGCATTCCTTACTAGCTTGGTTTCCAGCGGCATTAACCTGACCATGACTATTGCAGCAGTTCTCCTTATTGATAAGATCGGCCGTAAGCCCCTTCTCCTTATCGGTTCTGCAGGTATGGCTGTAACTCTCGGCACTTTGGGCCTCTGCTTCATCTTCGGTGCAGAAAACGGCCAGCTGAGCCACGGTGCAGGCATCATCGCTCTCTTCGCAGCAAACCTCTATGTAACCTTCTTCGCCGCAACTTGGGGCCCGGTTATGTGGGTTATGCTTGGCGAAATGTTCAACAACCGTATTCGCGCTGTGGCAATCTCCGTTTGCGGTCTTGCACAGTGGGGTGCAAACTTCTTGGTCAGCTGGTCCTTCCCGGTTCTCGTTGGCGAAAACGGTATCGGCGTTGGCCCGACCTACATGATCTACACCGCATTCGCAGCCATAAGCTTCTTCTTCGTAGCCAAGTTTACTACGGAAACTAAGGGCAAGGCCCTGGAAGATATGTAA
- a CDS encoding glycosyl hydrolase family 8 — translation MLSATLLTAVAATAGKSSFPHNYKSPYGYTVPFATTDVIKEHYNIWKGTWYDANQGWILSPEGTCSTVSEAIAYGMLITVYMDDETMFKKLYNTWKTNNASADGLGGMHWRIGCSGGTGSATDSDIDAALALVQASAQWSNTQYLSDAKTMINWIENNDFNGTQLKPGSAWNDAFNPSYAGLANFKLFEKVTGKSSWATHRSDVAKDLLACQNSKTGLVADWCSWGSHQPTKTSASVAQSEDAGFFDDAARTPWRTAWAYYWYGDSDALSFNKKISSWLMPATMTASGINSGYYVNGEAELSDKRRFVSSTFSGGLGLATSSLADDQTAKNYMETVYKTLASLTSCKSAANCGTTDGGEKYYPSTLNLLYLLLMTGNMPNLYDMTGFEKFTPDPSLMRSSDSGVDGVQQTRGDTTVGVSGFWNWGAYHDKYVECKTKMSPDSGSSPLFARDGAIYADAVMEIGPEPTWTAEAAAAGTLKYPSAGIAMSFNKAETGVDLSALGIKYLRITAKTEGPIRFAILNEATAEAGAEPGMFIPNTADYTAITYDLTPCDYGFLGRETTCKTSSDSLITILSWVDKNAAPEGVEILKKVKGLKFEVKDAKGGYGALSVKAIEFLDGSKQVVDPAKIVGFAVTGTGSNGNGNGNGNGSGTDAIAAASQLSMAKITASGMNITVSGAQAGADIAVFNMQGKAIASTKAFFGMDQTITVPNKGVYMVRVGNKMSKIAVK, via the coding sequence ATGCTTAGCGCAACTTTGCTCACTGCAGTTGCTGCTACTGCCGGAAAGTCCTCCTTTCCGCACAATTACAAGAGCCCCTATGGCTACACTGTTCCGTTTGCAACTACGGATGTAATTAAGGAACATTATAATATTTGGAAGGGTACTTGGTACGATGCCAACCAGGGCTGGATTCTTTCCCCTGAAGGTACTTGCTCTACCGTTTCTGAAGCAATCGCTTACGGTATGTTGATTACCGTGTACATGGATGATGAAACCATGTTCAAGAAGCTGTACAATACTTGGAAGACCAATAACGCTTCTGCCGATGGTCTCGGTGGTATGCATTGGCGTATCGGTTGCAGCGGTGGTACCGGTTCTGCAACTGACTCCGATATCGATGCTGCTCTCGCTTTGGTCCAGGCTTCCGCTCAGTGGAGCAACACCCAGTATCTTTCTGACGCTAAGACCATGATCAACTGGATTGAAAATAACGATTTCAACGGTACCCAGTTGAAGCCGGGTAGCGCTTGGAACGACGCTTTCAACCCCAGCTATGCAGGTCTTGCTAACTTCAAGCTGTTTGAAAAGGTTACCGGTAAGTCCTCTTGGGCAACTCATCGTTCTGATGTTGCCAAGGATTTGCTTGCTTGCCAGAACTCCAAGACTGGTCTCGTTGCTGACTGGTGCTCTTGGGGCTCCCATCAGCCCACCAAGACTTCCGCATCTGTGGCCCAGTCCGAAGATGCAGGTTTCTTTGATGACGCTGCACGTACTCCGTGGCGCACCGCTTGGGCTTACTACTGGTACGGTGACAGCGATGCATTGAGCTTCAACAAGAAGATTTCTAGCTGGCTCATGCCGGCTACCATGACCGCTTCTGGTATCAATTCCGGTTACTATGTAAATGGTGAAGCAGAATTGAGCGATAAGCGTCGCTTCGTTTCCTCCACCTTCTCTGGTGGCCTTGGTCTTGCAACGTCCTCTTTGGCTGATGATCAGACTGCCAAAAACTACATGGAAACCGTTTACAAGACTCTCGCTAGCCTCACTAGCTGTAAGAGCGCTGCAAACTGCGGTACTACCGATGGTGGCGAAAAGTACTATCCCTCTACTTTGAACCTCCTGTACCTCTTGCTCATGACCGGTAACATGCCGAACCTCTATGATATGACTGGCTTCGAAAAGTTCACTCCGGATCCGAGCCTCATGCGTTCTTCTGACAGCGGTGTTGACGGTGTTCAGCAGACTCGTGGCGATACCACCGTTGGTGTTTCCGGTTTCTGGAACTGGGGTGCATATCATGATAAGTATGTCGAATGCAAGACTAAGATGTCTCCGGACTCTGGTTCTTCTCCGTTGTTCGCACGTGATGGCGCAATCTATGCTGACGCTGTGATGGAAATCGGTCCGGAACCGACTTGGACTGCTGAAGCTGCTGCTGCTGGTACTTTGAAGTATCCTTCTGCAGGTATCGCAATGTCCTTCAACAAGGCTGAAACTGGTGTGGATCTTTCTGCTCTCGGCATCAAGTACCTCCGCATTACTGCCAAGACTGAAGGCCCCATCCGCTTCGCAATCTTGAACGAAGCTACTGCTGAAGCTGGTGCAGAACCGGGCATGTTCATTCCGAACACTGCAGACTATACTGCTATCACTTATGATCTGACTCCTTGCGACTATGGCTTCCTCGGCCGTGAAACTACCTGCAAGACTTCTAGCGATAGCTTGATTACCATCCTTAGCTGGGTCGACAAGAACGCTGCTCCGGAAGGTGTTGAAATCCTGAAGAAGGTCAAGGGCCTCAAGTTCGAAGTTAAGGATGCCAAGGGCGGTTACGGTGCGCTTTCCGTGAAGGCTATTGAATTCCTTGATGGTAGCAAGCAGGTTGTTGATCCTGCAAAGATTGTTGGCTTTGCTGTGACTGGCACCGGTTCTAACGGTAACGGTAACGGCAACGGTAATGGCAGTGGTACTGATGCTATCGCAGCTGCAAGTCAGCTCAGCATGGCTAAGATTACCGCTTCCGGCATGAACATCACTGTGAGCGGCGCCCAGGCTGGTGCTGATATCGCTGTGTTCAACATGCAGGGTAAGGCAATTGCTTCTACCAAGGCATTCTTCGGCATGGATCAGACCATCACTGTTCCGAACAAGGGCGTCTACATGGTCCGCGTCGGTAACAAGATGAGCAAGATTGCTGTGAAGTAA
- a CDS encoding polysaccharide deacetylase family protein, which produces MSVITAIPWNGHKAAASFTFDDASESHVTTLAPLAEEMGIKVTCFLTGDSYYFRNNYDKFLAMAKAGHEMGNHTETHPKLTQLSEADRRREILTYKKFLQDKLPGLPFNVFGTPYCDNNEDVRKIIGLEHYINRDCRGYGRITWSKEPNWLSMDSKAWQRSLNTVEEFQQIAQDTNNAGEWIIYMNHGVDLDKNNDYSIDPDDLKAIIQQAKDLDMWIAPFGTVGAYHRAAFALKHASTSEDEEGLTIHWKSPHAKMPKSVPVKVYIDVDGNSKVIQGGNELLQNEDGSYTIEFMEQELKIIF; this is translated from the coding sequence ATGAGCGTTATTACCGCTATCCCTTGGAACGGTCACAAAGCCGCAGCTAGCTTCACTTTCGACGACGCCTCCGAAAGTCACGTAACCACCTTGGCTCCCTTAGCAGAAGAAATGGGTATCAAGGTCACCTGTTTTCTAACTGGAGACAGCTACTACTTCCGCAACAACTATGACAAGTTCCTCGCAATGGCTAAGGCTGGCCATGAAATGGGAAACCATACGGAAACCCATCCGAAGCTGACCCAGCTAAGCGAAGCCGATCGCCGCCGCGAAATTTTGACATACAAGAAATTCCTCCAGGATAAATTGCCGGGCCTCCCCTTCAATGTCTTCGGCACACCTTATTGCGACAACAACGAAGATGTACGAAAGATTATTGGCTTGGAGCATTACATCAATCGTGATTGCCGAGGATATGGTCGCATCACCTGGAGCAAGGAACCTAATTGGCTTTCTATGGATTCCAAAGCATGGCAACGTTCTCTGAACACCGTTGAAGAATTTCAGCAAATCGCCCAAGACACAAATAACGCCGGTGAATGGATCATCTATATGAACCACGGTGTGGACTTGGATAAAAATAACGACTACTCCATTGACCCTGATGACTTAAAGGCAATTATCCAACAGGCCAAGGATTTGGACATGTGGATAGCTCCATTCGGTACCGTAGGCGCCTATCATAGAGCAGCATTCGCACTAAAGCACGCCTCCACCTCTGAGGACGAGGAAGGCCTTACCATTCATTGGAAAAGCCCTCATGCAAAAATGCCCAAGAGCGTCCCTGTAAAAGTGTATATTGATGTTGATGGAAACAGTAAAGTCATTCAAGGCGGCAATGAATTGCTGCAAAACGAAGACGGAAGCTACACCATCGAATTCATGGAACAAGAATTGAAAATCATTTTCTAG
- a CDS encoding acyltransferase family protein: protein MTETKSNFSYKSTKGYFPAIDGLRLLASLNIVFLHLASSSAFGYAAKYTWLKPIVSGPAFSAGLFFVLAGFLFASKFSDPDRRIPVVPFMFSRIAKLYRLHFICTMLMFVAMVFKYSGLTGVPDNLSDIGTGFVNGLQNMAHPIRTLFLHLTLTWSLVPELGMKLNEPSWALTGFFICYAFTPAAAKFFYKVKNVKILWLLFALTFIPGIIQGLIFGCTTLYSPDYGIRFRFFHMFPAMHVCEYFFGMIIFRLYQERQFAFLEKNYVAGICQAVLLVALYITCYAGQNWVHHQAAYFIVRHSIPILISGLFIMSLIPAKGFLARFFCVPIVRTIGRASFYPYLLHLPLITIGWGFTNMNSPQATLVLILFLYTASPLYLHFKTKRKKAKMAKMANG, encoded by the coding sequence ATGACGGAAACAAAATCCAATTTTTCCTATAAAAGTACCAAGGGCTATTTCCCGGCCATCGATGGCCTTCGCTTGTTGGCTTCCTTGAATATTGTCTTTTTGCACTTGGCCTCCTCCAGCGCATTTGGCTATGCGGCGAAATACACCTGGTTAAAACCTATTGTAAGCGGTCCCGCCTTTTCTGCTGGCCTATTCTTTGTGCTGGCGGGATTTTTGTTTGCTAGCAAGTTTAGCGATCCTGACCGCCGCATTCCCGTGGTGCCCTTCATGTTCAGTAGAATTGCAAAACTTTATCGTTTGCATTTCATCTGCACAATGCTTATGTTTGTGGCCATGGTTTTCAAGTATTCCGGATTGACTGGGGTACCTGACAACTTGAGTGATATTGGAACGGGTTTTGTCAATGGGCTTCAGAATATGGCCCATCCCATTCGCACCCTTTTCTTGCACCTGACCCTTACCTGGTCTCTTGTTCCTGAATTGGGAATGAAATTGAATGAACCTTCCTGGGCTTTGACTGGGTTCTTTATTTGCTACGCATTTACTCCGGCTGCGGCAAAGTTCTTCTATAAAGTCAAGAACGTGAAAATCTTATGGCTTCTTTTTGCCCTCACGTTTATCCCGGGAATTATCCAGGGATTGATTTTTGGCTGCACTACGCTTTACTCTCCCGATTACGGCATCCGTTTCAGATTCTTCCACATGTTCCCTGCCATGCACGTGTGTGAATACTTCTTCGGCATGATCATTTTCCGCTTGTATCAGGAACGTCAATTTGCTTTCCTTGAAAAGAACTACGTTGCCGGAATTTGCCAGGCGGTTTTACTGGTTGCGCTCTATATTACATGTTATGCTGGACAGAACTGGGTGCATCACCAGGCAGCCTATTTTATCGTGCGCCACTCCATTCCTATTTTGATTAGCGGGCTCTTTATTATGAGTTTGATCCCGGCGAAGGGTTTCCTGGCAAGATTTTTCTGCGTGCCTATTGTACGTACCATTGGAAGGGCTTCCTTCTATCCGTACCTTTTGCACCTGCCGCTCATTACCATTGGTTGGGGTTTCACCAACATGAATTCCCCCCAGGCGACATTGGTTCTTATACTCTTCCTGTATACAGCAAGCCCCCTTTATTTGCATTTTAAAACGAAACGCAAAAAGGCTAAGATGGCTAAAATGGCGAACGGATAG
- a CDS encoding hemolysin family protein, which yields MFYIVLTVLGCLSISAFCSVTEASFYSVTPATIESLQKQKKFTAKYMAHVKENIDRYIASVLVVNTIANTVGASLATALAVKNLPPAGQVALPIILTILILLFGEITPKTLGVKQAKVVAPLVSVAFYYITKVLSCTGLIWLCLTLTKHWTHESEEKKDVSIDDINSLVSLGLREDVIDRQQSVVIKNILALKSVPVRKVMTPRQVVFTLGADKTIGETLDERGNWPFSRVPLYDKNKDNWVGIVLRRDAYNKLAEGKRDVKLRQMMRPLLLIPDSLTLDKLLLRFLKQRGHIVGVVDEWGAIAGVVSLEDVLEEILGREIVDEYDESVDLQESARRRSKALASMREQKRLVNSKESALLSKTSIMPSVSREKEK from the coding sequence ATGTTTTATATCGTGCTGACTGTTCTAGGTTGTCTTTCTATTTCCGCTTTTTGCTCGGTGACGGAAGCTTCCTTCTATAGTGTGACTCCTGCGACCATCGAATCTTTGCAGAAGCAGAAAAAGTTTACGGCCAAGTACATGGCCCATGTGAAGGAAAATATTGACCGTTACATCGCTTCTGTGCTTGTGGTGAACACTATCGCGAATACGGTGGGTGCTTCTCTCGCGACAGCTCTTGCGGTAAAGAACTTGCCGCCTGCGGGACAAGTAGCACTCCCAATTATTCTTACAATCTTGATCTTGCTGTTTGGCGAAATCACCCCGAAGACGCTTGGCGTCAAGCAGGCCAAGGTTGTGGCTCCCCTCGTTTCTGTGGCGTTCTACTATATAACTAAGGTGCTTTCTTGCACAGGATTGATTTGGCTTTGCCTTACCCTCACAAAGCATTGGACTCATGAAAGTGAAGAAAAGAAGGACGTGAGTATTGATGACATCAACAGCCTTGTAAGCCTCGGCCTTCGTGAAGATGTGATTGACCGACAACAGTCTGTGGTCATCAAGAATATTCTGGCCTTAAAATCTGTTCCTGTGCGCAAGGTGATGACCCCGCGTCAGGTGGTGTTTACTCTCGGTGCCGACAAGACCATTGGTGAAACCCTTGACGAACGCGGAAACTGGCCTTTCTCCCGTGTCCCGCTGTACGACAAGAATAAGGACAACTGGGTGGGTATCGTTCTCCGTCGTGATGCGTACAACAAGTTGGCTGAGGGCAAGCGTGATGTGAAGCTTCGTCAGATGATGCGCCCCCTGCTGCTGATTCCGGATTCCTTGACTTTGGACAAGTTGCTTCTCCGTTTCCTTAAGCAGCGTGGCCATATTGTCGGTGTTGTTGACGAATGGGGCGCTATTGCCGGCGTCGTCAGCTTGGAAGACGTTCTTGAAGAAATCCTTGGCCGTGAAATTGTGGACGAGTACGACGAGTCTGTGGACCTTCAGGAATCCGCCCGCCGCCGCTCCAAGGCACTCGCCTCCATGCGCGAGCAGAAGCGCCTCGTGAATTCCAAGGAAAGCGCTCTCTTGAGTAAAACCTCTATTATGCCTTCCGTTTCCCGCGAAAAAGAAAAGTAA
- a CDS encoding patatin-like phospholipase family protein: MRREKLAISVNGGGALGIGPVALMCEIEKKLGEGWISKNAAAFGGTSTGAIVAACLDEGMSAEKIRKFYRDNLKDIFKKYSLWERIKDLKKPTYNHARLKELLMDCMKGKCSDWEKPIFIPTTRLNGKKSVEKVWDRGDADVDKWFAVLSSTCAPTYFDVEKLGDTWYADGGMWANSPIAVLNAGLKRAGFRDDYRILTFDTDMDMMVRVEDNQTLLGWGSYVLNEWVARSGKSSDYEVMADIGRENVHVLSPSANGKKYKLDDVADDKLDELEKIWRGYFTEHEEQIISFLQNT; this comes from the coding sequence ATGAGAAGAGAAAAACTTGCAATATCTGTTAATGGTGGTGGCGCTCTGGGCATTGGCCCGGTTGCGCTGATGTGTGAAATTGAAAAGAAGCTTGGGGAAGGCTGGATTTCTAAGAATGCTGCCGCTTTTGGTGGTACCTCTACTGGCGCTATCGTAGCGGCTTGCCTCGATGAGGGGATGTCTGCAGAAAAGATCCGTAAGTTCTACCGCGATAACTTGAAGGATATTTTCAAGAAATATTCCTTGTGGGAACGCATTAAGGATCTTAAAAAGCCGACTTATAATCATGCACGCTTGAAAGAACTTCTAATGGACTGCATGAAGGGTAAGTGCAGCGATTGGGAAAAACCGATTTTCATTCCCACAACTCGACTCAATGGTAAAAAGTCTGTAGAAAAGGTTTGGGACAGAGGCGATGCCGATGTGGATAAGTGGTTCGCGGTTCTTTCGTCCACTTGTGCTCCTACCTACTTTGATGTTGAAAAGCTTGGAGATACTTGGTATGCCGACGGTGGCATGTGGGCAAATTCTCCCATTGCGGTTTTGAATGCAGGCTTGAAGAGAGCTGGTTTCCGCGACGATTACCGTATCCTTACCTTTGATACTGATATGGATATGATGGTTCGCGTTGAAGACAACCAGACCTTGCTTGGCTGGGGAAGCTACGTGCTTAACGAATGGGTGGCCCGTTCTGGCAAGAGTAGCGATTACGAAGTGATGGCTGACATCGGCCGCGAAAATGTCCATGTGCTTTCGCCGTCTGCAAATGGTAAAAAATACAAGTTGGACGATGTTGCCGATGACAAACTTGATGAACTTGAAAAAATCTGGCGTGGTTATTTCACGGAACATGAAGAACAAATCATATCCTTCTTGCAAAACACCTAG
- the sppA gene encoding signal peptide peptidase SppA, with protein sequence MNFKRKKIPGCTALVCSAVSVLAVSAFAYLPGESNFTSLEGAHGIWGNPAGLAAFDSKGALVSYDYNDGISDIRIGGNLEHWAAGFDYKVGEGNLDESRWNLTYSNDLFSRRLFWGARFGALRSADFDGTEWNASLGLIYRPLKFLSLGYSCDNLLYMGPKAPSRVQNAGLTFRLGNAFSLSYDVENFEDHRLLLELEAYGFRGGLQIPLYGKDEFRFTLSTNLGAYGNAALHVYDDLLPKGGVLSFHTSRDPKTNRSAQIIRVPLDMQVSDSEVPFSPFKKSSTSIWKIRNLFEHMYRDPSCGLVILDFSGYKGNVGISNEINRSVLKMRARGSKVVAYLDDVRPSVLIAAANADRIVVEPSAHLNWRGLGGNRLYYKGFFDKIGVKVEFLRHGKFKSAVEPYVADSMSVESRANMDSLYKDMWDVLEVLVADGKSGQGKDQNELVANLRSLVSKPVVTAKTAQKVGLVDTLLYIDQIPAYALKTFYGLDAPHARYRTWRPMDKKIFDESWAPRTSIAVLNIDGTIDGQMERSVMNSIRNLSSTGAKALLVRVSSPGGNAIASDKIWAALRNVSEQGTPVVASIGSMGASGGFYIACGADHIVSEPMSIVGSIGIYGGKIDVSGLLSKLGVRAEPVKSHDYADAETFARPWTDEEKAALQEYMDDFYERFTGVVSKATGVPQATVDSSYGGGRVMVGYKAFQAGLVHQLGGIDDAISSAKRLAGIDEGTEVELVFLNADKSYVMPNSSPKALVDFVTEMEKTQLWAVEPSLWSAE encoded by the coding sequence ATGAACTTTAAAAGAAAAAAGATTCCTGGATGCACGGCTCTGGTTTGCTCGGCCGTTTCCGTTTTGGCTGTATCTGCTTTTGCCTATCTCCCCGGTGAATCCAATTTTACTTCATTGGAAGGTGCTCACGGTATTTGGGGCAACCCGGCTGGCCTTGCGGCTTTTGATTCCAAAGGAGCCTTGGTTTCCTACGACTACAATGATGGCATTTCAGATATTAGAATCGGTGGAAATCTGGAGCATTGGGCTGCAGGTTTTGATTACAAGGTAGGTGAGGGTAATCTCGACGAATCCCGCTGGAATTTGACGTATTCCAATGACCTTTTTAGCAGACGCTTGTTCTGGGGTGCCCGTTTTGGCGCTTTAAGAAGTGCAGACTTTGACGGCACTGAATGGAATGCTTCCCTGGGTCTTATCTATCGCCCCCTGAAGTTTTTGTCCTTGGGCTATTCTTGCGATAACTTGCTTTACATGGGGCCCAAAGCTCCGAGCCGAGTCCAAAATGCAGGCTTGACTTTTAGGCTCGGAAATGCATTTAGCCTTAGTTACGATGTTGAAAACTTTGAAGATCACCGTTTGCTTTTGGAACTTGAAGCTTACGGATTCCGAGGTGGATTGCAGATTCCTCTCTATGGAAAGGATGAATTTAGATTCACTTTGTCTACGAATCTTGGAGCCTACGGCAATGCCGCCCTGCATGTGTATGACGATTTGCTGCCCAAGGGTGGTGTACTTAGTTTCCATACTTCCAGAGATCCTAAGACCAACAGATCTGCGCAAATTATAAGAGTGCCTTTGGATATGCAGGTTTCTGATTCGGAAGTTCCGTTCTCTCCGTTTAAGAAATCTTCTACAAGCATTTGGAAAATCCGTAATCTGTTTGAACACATGTATCGAGATCCGTCTTGTGGTCTTGTTATTCTTGATTTCTCTGGTTATAAGGGAAACGTTGGAATCTCGAATGAAATCAATCGTTCTGTATTGAAAATGCGGGCTAGAGGGAGCAAGGTTGTTGCTTACCTGGATGATGTCCGTCCCTCTGTATTGATTGCCGCAGCAAACGCAGACCGCATTGTGGTTGAACCTTCGGCCCACTTGAATTGGCGAGGCCTAGGCGGTAATAGACTTTACTACAAGGGCTTCTTTGACAAGATTGGTGTCAAGGTGGAATTCCTTCGCCATGGGAAGTTTAAGTCTGCTGTAGAACCTTACGTTGCCGATTCCATGTCTGTGGAATCCAGAGCCAATATGGATTCCTTGTATAAGGATATGTGGGATGTCCTTGAGGTTTTGGTCGCTGATGGAAAATCTGGTCAAGGAAAGGATCAGAATGAATTGGTCGCAAACCTTCGTTCCCTAGTTTCTAAGCCTGTTGTGACGGCGAAGACTGCCCAGAAGGTTGGTCTGGTTGATACGTTATTATACATAGACCAAATTCCGGCTTATGCACTTAAGACATTCTATGGCTTGGATGCTCCCCACGCTCGTTATAGAACCTGGCGTCCTATGGATAAGAAAATTTTTGACGAAAGTTGGGCTCCCCGAACTTCTATTGCGGTACTGAATATTGATGGTACGATTGATGGTCAAATGGAACGTTCCGTCATGAATTCTATTCGTAACTTGTCCTCGACAGGAGCCAAGGCGCTTCTGGTTCGCGTATCTTCTCCGGGTGGAAATGCAATTGCTTCCGACAAGATTTGGGCAGCCCTTCGCAATGTTAGCGAGCAGGGAACTCCCGTCGTAGCAAGTATTGGATCGATGGGCGCCTCGGGCGGCTTCTATATTGCTTGCGGTGCAGACCATATTGTTTCTGAACCGATGTCGATTGTAGGCAGCATTGGCATTTACGGCGGCAAGATTGATGTTTCTGGTCTCCTGTCTAAATTGGGTGTTCGCGCAGAACCTGTAAAGTCTCATGACTACGCTGATGCGGAAACATTTGCAAGACCTTGGACCGACGAAGAAAAGGCGGCTCTGCAGGAATATATGGATGACTTCTATGAACGCTTTACAGGTGTGGTTTCCAAGGCTACCGGTGTTCCTCAAGCTACTGTTGATTCCTCCTATGGTGGCGGCCGCGTAATGGTTGGCTATAAAGCTTTCCAGGCTGGTTTGGTACACCAGCTTGGCGGAATTGATGATGCAATTTCCTCTGCAAAACGTCTTGCTGGAATTGACGAGGGAACTGAAGTAGAATTGGTGTTCCTGAATGCAGACAAATCCTATGTGATGCCGAATTCTAGTCCGAAGGCCTTGGTGGATTTCGTGACGGAAATGGAAAAAACTCAGCTTTGGGCTGTGGAACCCAGCCTTTGGAGTGCTGAATAA